The sequence TCTATATTTTCGAGAATCTTCCTGCGATAACAGTTAAATCCGCCCGTAGAATCGGAAATCGGAAGCCCGGTTACCATCCTAACATAAATATTGGCTCCTTGACTGAGGATGAGCCTGTGGAAAGGCCAATTCTTAATTCTGCCATCCTTGATATATCGGGAGCCAATTACCAGGTCATATTCTTTTGCTTTTTCCAGAAGGTCGATTAGATACTTCGGCTGATGAGAGAAGTCAGCATCCATCGTAAATATCAAGTTGTAATTATTCTCCAGAGCGTACTTGAATCCGGTAATGTAAGCTGTTCCCAGACCAAGTTTACCCGGGCGATGAATTACAGATATTTCTGAATGCTTCCCTGCTAGCCC comes from bacterium and encodes:
- a CDS encoding polyprenol monophosphomannose synthase produces the protein MKSIIIIPTYNERENIERLIEEIKNLDRDFHVLIIDDNSPDSTGRIADGLAGKHSEISVIHRPGKLGLGTAYITGFKYALENNYNLIFTMDADFSHQPKYLIDLLEKAKEYDLVIGSRYIKDGRIKNWPFHRLILSQGANIYVRMVTGLPISDSTGGFNCYRRKILENIDLDSIISDGYAFQIEMKYRLWKKRFSIKEIPITFIDRTRGTSKISKRIIFQAFFLVWKLRLSSSD